ttttcagctttcagcactgtcgcactttgaatgacaattgcgcggtcgtgctacactgtacccaaacaatttttttatcattttgttcccacaaatagagctttcttttggtggtatttgatcacctctgcggtttttattttttgcgctataaacaaaagaagagtgacaatttaaaaaaaaaacactattttttacttttttatttaataaatatcacaatttaaaaaaaaaaaaacgttttttttcctcagtttaggccgatatgtattcttctacatatttttggtaaaaaaaaatcgcaatgatcatatattgattggtttgcgcaaaagttatagcgtttacaaaatagctgatagatttatggcatttttattttattaatttttttactagtattggcggcgatttgcgatttttttactgtcaccgtgtcattgcggcgaacacatcggacacttttgacacgtttttggcgccattcacatttatacagcgattaatgcgataaatatgcactaattactgtataaatgtgactggcattcaaggggttaacactagggggtgagggaggggttaatatgtatccctaaattgtgttctaactgtggggaaggggggtgactgggggaggtgaccgatgctgtgtccctatgtacaagggacacagatcggtctcctctctcccctgacaggacgtggagctctgtgtttacacacagagctccacgtcttgtccctgtagccgccgatcgcgagtccctggcggacatcgcgaccgccaggcacgcgcatcggcatctcggggacgcgccgggcgcgcgcgcgcggccgccggcgcgctcgcgcgccccccagtggccgcaagaatacaggacgccaaatgacgtcctgttgaattttcagagtaaccgtggagccgtcatttgacgatggcccggtactctagtggttaatttcgataaaatatcacgaatattcgaatttagcgaatatatctcgaatattcgaatatatattcgagatatatcgcgaaatcgaatatggcatattctgctcaacactactaacCACCTTAACTCCTTAAACCTCATTTTGAAACGATATGTATGGGGTACTAAACGTCCACAATGTACTAAATCTCTCCTGATTAAACACAGATCGGTGGGGGGCATGGTCCTGGTCGACATTAAAGATTATTATCGTGCAGCCATACTTACTCAACTTAGATGTTGGATTTCCCCGTCCTCTGAAATCTTATGGTGCGGTATCGAGCAGGCTCTTAGCCCGACCACGGATCTGCGTAGTCTCTTGATCCTAGATGCATGGAAGCTGTTCCCCTTGCGCCAACTCCCATTGACTCTCCAGGCCTCCTAGCTGGCATGGAGGGATCTGTGTCGCATGGCATCTGGCTCCCCCGATACTGTAGTTCTCCCTACCCCAATTGAGATCCTGTCGCACGCTATTCCACACACCACATATTCCACCTGGGTCACAAGGGGTATCACTCAGATCGACGATCTGTATGTGAACAATTCGCTTAAACCGTTTGAAACGCTTACGGCGGAATACAACTTGCCTCCCACAGACTGTTTTAAATACGCGCAAGCTTCCCATTTCCTAAAAACATTGAAACCCCGACATATACTTCTTCAGGATAATATATGGCGATTTTACACCAATAATTCCCCACTAACTAAGGGCATATCCCTATTCTACAACTCTTTCCAGGAGAAACTAGCTTTCTCTGTCTCCCCCCTTTCTGTAAGTGGGAAATCGACTTAGGTAAAACATTCACAACGTACCAATGGCAACTTGCGTTCAAAAGCGTAAACAAGGCGTCCAGATGTGTTAATCACTGGGAGCTTTCCCAAAAAATAGCTCATAGATGGTATCTTACCCCATATAGATTGGCAAAGTTTTCCTGCACTGTATCTCCACTCTGTTGGAGGGACTGCGGTGCGGTAGGCaatatttttcatgttttttggcTTTGTAAACATCTTTCAAGCTCCTGGAGAGGTGTGTTCAGGTGTATCTCTCGTATTACAGGGATCCTGACACCCCCCTGTCCTGAATTGGCGTTGTTGAATTTGGGTATAGAGGGATTCCCCCAACACGTTAGGACTGTAGTCACCCATATCTTATTGGCCGCTAGGTCACTGATCACTAGGAATTGGAAATCAAGCAGGGTCCTTAATGTCTCGGAAGTTCTCGATATTGCCCAAACCAATTACACTTTTGAGGCTATGCTGGCATATAGAGAGGGGAGGAGTGTTAAATTCAATAAACAATGGCAGTCCTGGACAGTATGGTTTGACTCAaagtaaatttaaaatttcaaattGTCTTCACATTGGTATTGACTATGTAATGATATGCATAAGGCAACTGTATCTATATGATTAAGTTTGAAAAATTCCTCACAGCTACCCAtcccattccttccttcctttttcctttcttttctctatTCCCTATACGCTATCTTTCTATTTATTTCTACCCACCCAGTCTGCAATCTTCTGTCATTTTGGGCTATCTTATGCCGCCTGCTGGTGGAGCACTCGGTGCCTCCGCAGTATTAGTGCCTCAGACTCTTATGGATAAGCTCAACATGTATTGTTAATGGTGTGTATTTAGGTCCTTTGACTCGCCTTACGGTGACCACAGTcttctcatgcacactgggttgtGTTGTGTTATGTTTGCTATCTTTGCTACTTTGTACTTTGTACTATGGTTAATACTCTGTACCATGaaaaattctcaataaaaattattttgaaaaaaaagaaagaatattgAACACAAACAAAAACACGGGGGAGCGTAGAAAATTGTACCAATTTTATTTTCAGCAAGCTGACCTAATCAACTGCAAATCCTTCTAAGCTCTTATCAGCCGCATCATGGCTTTCTGTACATCTTTATTCCTCAGGCTATAGATCAAGGGGTTCATCATCGGGGTGATCACCGTGTAAAATAATGACACCCTTTTGTCTGTGTTTTCTGTGACTAAATGTTCAGGTCTACCATACATAAATATGGCTGTTCCATAGAAAATGACCACCACCACAAGGTGGGAAATACATGTGGAAAATGCTTTGCTTTTTCCCAAATTAATAGTCATGACAGCAGTTATAATTCGGATGTATGAAATGAGGATTAATGAAAGTGGGATGAAAAGCAAGATAGGCATGCTAACCAGTTTTATTAAGTTGACTGTCGAGATGTCACTACAAGAAAGCCGAAGCAACAGAGGGAGCTCACAGAAAAAGTGGTTAATGATGTTAGGGCCACAGAAATTTAGTCTGAATGTCAAATAAGTGTCAAAAGATGAAATGATGCAACCACTCAACCATGATATGCTGATCATCCAAAACGAGGCCACTGTGTTCATGATCATATTGTAATGCAGAGGGATGCAAATAGCCACATATCGGTCATAGGCCATGAATGCCAGAAGCATGCACTCTGTTGATCCCAAGGATAGGGAAAAGAAGAACTGGACAGCACAGCCTGTGAATGAAATACTCTTTTTTAGTGAAAGAAAATTTACTAACATTTTGGGTACAATGGAGGAAGTGTAGCAAA
The sequence above is drawn from the Rana temporaria chromosome 4, aRanTem1.1, whole genome shotgun sequence genome and encodes:
- the LOC120935280 gene encoding olfactory receptor 13D1-like; amino-acid sequence: MYTQNQSTVTEFILLGFSVDPFMQVVLFHIFLGVYMTTLTGNLLLILAVRTDKRLHTSMYFFLSSLSFLDICYTSSIVPKMLVNFLSLKKSISFTGCAVQFFFSLSLGSTECMLLAFMAYDRYVAICIPLHYNMIMNTVASFWMISISWLSGCIISSFDTYLTFRLNFCGPNIINHFFCELPLLLRLSCSDISTVNLIKLVSMPILLFIPLSLILISYIRIITAVMTINLGKSKAFSTCISHLVVVVIFYGTAIFMYGRPEHLVTENTDKRVSLFYTVITPMMNPLIYSLRNKDVQKAMMRLIRA